The Lacrimispora xylanolytica genome has a segment encoding these proteins:
- a CDS encoding alpha/beta hydrolase has product MASMNCHYYSFSLKRTVDVNVIIPTPEGNEQITSEETKKSYPYDTGLPVLYLLHGAYGDYSSWMRFSNIERYAQKHCVAVVMASADNSFYQDMYLGNNYFTFFTEELPAFVKSIFPISKRREDTFVAGLSMGGYGAWYLGLSKPEQYAKAASLSGALDIEMTYERTKDGEGGSPFRWDLIFKNPTDVLGSDADLITLYDRCEKAGNLPELYFACGTEDFVYDMNTAMKAQLDERGSKAVYVEGPGNHDWDFWEAYIQKVLQWMLPL; this is encoded by the coding sequence ATGGCCAGCATGAATTGTCATTACTATAGCTTTTCCCTAAAGCGCACAGTCGATGTAAATGTAATTATCCCAACTCCGGAAGGAAACGAGCAGATCACCAGTGAAGAAACAAAAAAGTCGTACCCATATGATACAGGGCTTCCTGTTCTTTACCTTCTTCATGGTGCCTATGGAGATTACAGCTCCTGGATGAGGTTTTCCAATATTGAACGGTATGCACAAAAGCATTGTGTGGCAGTGGTAATGGCTTCTGCGGATAACAGCTTTTATCAGGACATGTATCTGGGAAATAATTATTTTACCTTTTTTACGGAAGAGCTTCCTGCTTTTGTAAAAAGTATTTTTCCAATCTCAAAGAGAAGAGAAGATACCTTTGTGGCAGGTCTTTCCATGGGCGGCTATGGCGCCTGGTATCTGGGACTTTCAAAGCCAGAGCAGTATGCAAAGGCAGCCAGCTTATCCGGTGCCCTTGATATCGAGATGACTTATGAAAGAACAAAAGACGGGGAAGGCGGATCCCCCTTCCGCTGGGACTTAATTTTTAAGAATCCAACGGATGTGTTGGGAAGCGATGCAGATCTGATTACCCTTTATGACCGCTGTGAGAAGGCCGGGAATCTGCCGGAGCTTTACTTTGCCTGCGGCACCGAGGACTTTGTGTACGATATGAATACCGCCATGAAAGCACAGCTTGATGAGAGAGGCTCTAAGGCTGTCTATGTGGAAGGCCCCGGCAATCATGACTGGGACTTCTGGGAGGCATACATCCAGAAGGTGTTACAGTGGATGTTACCCCTATAA
- a CDS encoding MATE family efflux transporter: MSKFIGNKRFYQMVLSIAIPIMIQNGITNFVSLLNNIMVGMVGTEQMTGVAIVNQLMFVFNITIFGIISGAGIFGAQFYGSQKHDGVRHAFRFKIICCLILTAFAAALFFFFGKDLIALYLEGEGNEAEREMVLGYGRQYMLIMLIGMVPFGIEQAYTSTLRECGQTVVPMKAGIVAVLVNVTLNFILIFGRFGAPELGVMGAGTATAVARFIEAGIIVSWTHSHKKRNPFIVGAYKSLYIPGSLVKKILIKGTPLMVNEALWAAGMAGLMQCYSIRGLVAVAGLNISGTIGNVFNVVYLAMGSAVSIIVGQLLGAGKHEEARDTDTKLIAFSVCSGLIIGMILMVLAPLFPMVYNTSDEVKKLAVQFIRILAFCMPINAFMNVSYFTLRSGGKTIVTFFFDSVFIWVASIPVAYTLSRFTDIPIVQLYFMCQMVDLVKCAIGFVLVKKGVWIQNIVLEEG; encoded by the coding sequence ATGAGCAAATTTATTGGAAATAAAAGATTTTATCAGATGGTGCTGTCCATTGCCATCCCCATTATGATACAGAACGGTATTACGAATTTTGTCAGCCTTTTAAATAATATTATGGTTGGTATGGTGGGAACGGAACAGATGACCGGAGTTGCCATTGTTAACCAGCTGATGTTCGTATTTAACATCACTATTTTTGGAATCATATCAGGTGCCGGGATTTTTGGTGCCCAGTTTTATGGCAGCCAAAAGCATGACGGAGTGAGGCATGCGTTCCGGTTTAAGATTATCTGCTGTCTCATTCTTACGGCGTTTGCTGCGGCTCTCTTCTTTTTTTTCGGAAAAGATCTCATTGCCCTGTATCTTGAGGGCGAGGGAAATGAAGCAGAACGTGAGATGGTTCTTGGCTATGGAAGACAGTATATGCTGATTATGTTAATCGGCATGGTCCCATTTGGAATTGAACAGGCGTATACCAGTACCCTTAGAGAGTGCGGTCAAACTGTTGTTCCCATGAAGGCTGGTATTGTAGCCGTACTTGTCAATGTGACCTTGAACTTTATTTTGATCTTTGGCAGATTCGGTGCCCCGGAGCTTGGAGTCATGGGTGCTGGTACAGCCACTGCGGTAGCAAGATTTATTGAGGCTGGAATCATTGTTTCCTGGACTCACAGCCATAAAAAAAGAAATCCATTTATTGTAGGAGCTTATAAAAGCCTTTACATTCCAGGAAGCCTGGTAAAGAAGATTCTCATTAAGGGCACTCCTCTCATGGTAAATGAAGCGCTTTGGGCTGCCGGTATGGCAGGACTGATGCAGTGCTATTCCATCAGAGGCTTAGTGGCAGTGGCAGGTCTTAATATATCCGGTACCATTGGTAATGTGTTCAACGTGGTTTATCTGGCTATGGGAAGCGCGGTTTCTATTATTGTAGGTCAGCTTCTGGGAGCTGGAAAGCATGAGGAGGCAAGAGATACGGATACAAAGCTGATTGCATTTTCTGTTTGCTCGGGACTTATCATCGGAATGATTTTAATGGTCCTGGCACCGTTATTCCCCATGGTATATAACACCTCGGATGAGGTGAAAAAATTAGCTGTACAGTTTATCCGTATCCTGGCATTTTGCATGCCCATTAATGCATTTATGAATGTTTCTTATTTTACCCTTCGTTCCGGAGGAAAGACCATTGTTACCTTTTTCTTTGACAGCGTGTTTATCTGGGTAGCCAGTATTCCGGTTGCTTATACTTTAAGCCGGTTTACGGATATTCCAATCGTCCAGCTGTATTTCATGTGCCAGATGGTGGATCTGGTCAAATGTGCGATTGGTTTTGTTCTGGTGAAGAAGGGCGTTTGGATTCAGAATATTGTTCTGGAGGAAGGCTAG
- the nikA gene encoding nickel ABC transporter substrate-binding protein, with the protein MKKKLLYTCLAGVISAAVLAGCSKAPAGGKEAAASAKAEESQEAGQSDKAREELVFVNYRDIRDLNPHLYAGEMYAQEMLYETLVTITEDGYAPCLAESWTISDDGKTYTFKIRKGVTFSDGEVCDANAIKDNFDAIIENKDRHTWLEMMNLLVGVSAPDEETFVIELSKPYYPMLTELGVTRPFAMISPKAMKGGSTKDGVSAYVGTGAYILKESVTDEYAIFEANESYWGEKPKVKKITVKVIPDNQTRILALEKGEIDLIFGKNMIDADAVNKYKESGDFKVSLSEPTSTRQIVLNTTNDILKEKAVRQAIQHATNRKAISNGVFYGLEKPADTLFAESTPYCKIGLTPYEYDAEKAGQMLDEAGWVMSGNNIREKDGKALKLSLLYNSDSVTEKTIAEYLQSEFGKLGMGLEIKGEEEQSYRDNMKAGHFDMVFNICWGTPYDPQSSLSAMRQPVYGDFAAQQGLEDKKEIDEAISEILVSTDEAKRQELYRFVLTRLHEDAVYIPLTYECNKAIYSSSLKGVGFTQTQYEVPFGQMYFE; encoded by the coding sequence ATGAAAAAGAAGTTATTATATACCTGTCTTGCAGGCGTTATCTCTGCAGCAGTATTAGCTGGATGCAGCAAAGCACCTGCCGGCGGAAAGGAAGCAGCAGCTTCCGCCAAAGCAGAGGAGAGCCAGGAGGCTGGCCAGTCTGATAAGGCGAGGGAGGAGCTGGTGTTTGTTAACTACAGAGACATCAGAGATTTAAATCCTCATCTGTATGCCGGGGAGATGTATGCCCAGGAAATGCTTTACGAAACTCTGGTTACCATTACAGAGGACGGCTACGCGCCATGTCTTGCAGAAAGCTGGACAATCAGTGACGATGGAAAGACATATACCTTTAAGATCCGAAAGGGAGTGACCTTCTCAGACGGAGAGGTTTGCGATGCCAATGCCATAAAAGACAACTTTGATGCCATTATTGAAAATAAGGACCGTCACACCTGGCTGGAGATGATGAATCTTTTAGTGGGAGTTTCCGCACCAGATGAAGAAACCTTTGTCATTGAACTGTCTAAGCCGTATTATCCAATGCTGACAGAGCTTGGAGTGACCAGACCCTTCGCTATGATATCTCCAAAGGCCATGAAGGGCGGAAGTACCAAAGATGGTGTAAGCGCATATGTGGGAACTGGTGCTTACATACTGAAAGAATCTGTAACCGATGAATATGCCATCTTTGAAGCCAATGAATCCTACTGGGGAGAAAAGCCAAAGGTGAAAAAAATTACGGTAAAGGTAATTCCTGATAACCAGACAAGAATTCTTGCTCTGGAAAAAGGAGAAATTGACTTGATCTTCGGCAAAAACATGATTGACGCCGATGCAGTAAATAAATATAAGGAAAGCGGTGATTTCAAAGTTTCCTTATCCGAGCCCACCTCCACAAGACAGATTGTTTTAAATACTACCAATGATATTTTAAAGGAAAAGGCAGTACGTCAGGCGATTCAGCATGCCACCAACCGCAAGGCTATTTCTAACGGAGTCTTTTACGGACTTGAAAAACCTGCAGATACCCTGTTTGCAGAATCCACTCCTTACTGCAAGATCGGACTGACGCCTTATGAGTACGATGCAGAGAAGGCAGGTCAGATGCTTGATGAGGCAGGCTGGGTCATGAGTGGCAATAACATCCGGGAAAAAGACGGTAAAGCATTAAAGCTGTCCCTTTTATACAACAGTGACAGTGTAACGGAGAAGACTATTGCTGAATACTTGCAGTCTGAGTTTGGAAAGCTTGGTATGGGTCTTGAAATTAAGGGAGAAGAGGAGCAGTCCTACCGGGACAACATGAAGGCAGGTCATTTTGACATGGTATTTAATATCTGCTGGGGAACTCCATACGATCCGCAGTCCTCTCTATCTGCCATGAGACAGCCAGTATACGGTGACTTTGCGGCGCAGCAGGGTCTTGAGGATAAGAAGGAAATTGACGAGGCCATCTCAGAGATTCTGGTTTCCACCGATGAAGCAAAGCGTCAGGAGCTCTACCGTTTCGTATTGACAAGGCTTCACGAGGATGCCGTTTACATTCCCCTGACCTATGAGTGCAACAAAGCCATTTATTCTTCCTCATTAAAGGGGGTAGGATTTACCCAGACCCAGTATGAGGTTCCCTTTGGACAGATGTATTTTGAATAA
- a CDS encoding helix-turn-helix domain-containing protein, giving the protein MIDSAGFLMAGGKSIASERIQGVDDNMERSHYHEYFELYYLEYGNRYHMVNEHIYSIQSGELILFPPYVMHHSYGDSGVAFKRLLVYFTPDMILVPEIKKALGTSSGVYRLDKKDSLLIHQLLKEILKEQDEGDGYGTEAMQMLLNQLLIKLARRSGESIKPEQSGRISEILHYLHLNYSENITLNDLAARFYISPYYLCREFKRYTNSTIIHYINNLRIIQAQRMFLETDKTITDISREVGFSNVTHFNRVFKSLLGMSPSQNRKQLRPSLPPEQYSESKRPSSPEQNQSHI; this is encoded by the coding sequence TTGATCGATTCTGCAGGCTTTTTAATGGCTGGCGGGAAATCCATAGCCAGCGAACGCATCCAGGGTGTGGATGACAACATGGAACGATCTCATTATCATGAGTATTTCGAGCTTTACTATCTGGAATACGGAAACCGTTACCACATGGTTAATGAACATATCTATTCCATTCAATCCGGGGAATTGATCCTGTTTCCTCCCTATGTGATGCATCACTCCTACGGAGACAGCGGCGTGGCTTTTAAACGTCTTTTGGTCTATTTCACCCCGGATATGATTCTGGTTCCTGAGATCAAAAAGGCTTTAGGCACCTCTTCTGGCGTTTACCGTCTGGATAAGAAGGACAGCCTTCTCATTCATCAGCTGTTAAAAGAGATTCTTAAGGAGCAGGATGAAGGAGATGGCTATGGAACAGAAGCCATGCAAATGCTTTTAAATCAGCTTTTAATTAAGCTGGCAAGGCGGTCCGGAGAGTCCATTAAGCCGGAACAGTCCGGACGCATCAGTGAAATCCTTCATTACCTTCACTTAAATTACAGTGAGAACATTACTCTTAATGACCTGGCTGCCAGGTTTTATATCAGTCCCTATTATCTGTGCCGGGAATTTAAACGCTATACCAACAGCACCATCATTCATTACATAAATAACCTTCGCATCATTCAGGCGCAGAGAATGTTTCTGGAGACGGACAAGACCATCACCGACATCAGCCGGGAGGTTGGTTTTTCAAACGTCACTCATTTTAACCGGGTCTTTAAAAGCCTCCTTGGTATGTCACCGTCTCAGAACCGGAAGCAGTTAAGACCTAGCCTTCCTCCAGAACAATATTCTGAATCCAAACGCCCTTCTTCACCAGAACAAAACCAATCGCACATTTGA
- a CDS encoding TIM-barrel domain-containing protein, protein MKLCTAVKEVISSDSYFRILTNSIEIRLMFFTDSIIRIRAGFDGDFAEESYSLITTAWEDRMDKFLGSMRKRITPAPASMSDQGDSVILQGALLKVVVEKDPFRICIYDKEGTCIHSDIVDLGYMEDSNHRRIHTSEISPKDCFYGFGEKSGEWNKAQKFLSMSPKDAMGYNPKETDSLYKHIPFYIKLNKDTKKAVGYFYHNTYECDFDMGREKSNYWKPHSRYRADGGDIDLFLIAGPKVRSVVERYTDLTGKSALLPRYALGYLGSSMYYPELPKDCDDAILEFIDTTREEDIPADGFQLSSGYTSIETKDGIKRCVFTWNKDRFKDPKNFFREMKKRGITVSPNVKPGILLSHPDLETMKAEDIFVKDSEKDEPGVGTWWGGKGVFADFTKEKTRTVWKKLLKENVLEMGTNSIWNDNCEYDSMVDKDSRCDFEGKGGTIGQLKSVMSNLMCHITDEAIHETFDNTRPFIVCRSGHSGIQRYAQTWAGDNLTCWDSLKYNIATILGMSLSGVANQGCDIGGFYGTSPEAELMVRWVQNGIFQPRFSVHSVNTDNTVTEPWMYGDYTKYIRNAMKFRYRMIPYFYSLMERAHETGLPIMEPMCSAFQNDPKCYEEGIDFMTGDSLLVANVVEKGAQFREVYLPEGEVFYDFYTRERYEGGQTIKIPVTIESIPLFVRGGAIIPMALNQINNVTTETITGLHLLIAADKDNCFTLYEDDGCSMDYEKGAYLKTHIDMKAGEQTVLKFKQEGNFETTVETLHLDVIQREKAPFFVTLDGELMPHFLHRKKFEQAESGWYYSQTLKSVQIKYPNPKKDSKLLISFEQFDMIGM, encoded by the coding sequence ATGAAGCTTTGTACCGCTGTAAAAGAAGTGATTTCCTCTGATTCTTATTTCCGGATCCTTACCAATTCCATTGAGATCCGCCTCATGTTCTTTACCGATTCCATTATCCGCATCCGGGCAGGCTTTGACGGGGATTTTGCAGAAGAATCCTACAGCCTCATTACCACTGCATGGGAAGACCGTATGGATAAATTCCTTGGCAGTATGAGAAAGCGGATTACGCCTGCCCCAGCCAGTATGTCTGACCAAGGAGACTCCGTAATCCTACAGGGAGCACTTTTAAAGGTGGTCGTTGAAAAAGACCCGTTTCGTATCTGCATCTATGACAAGGAAGGAACCTGCATTCACTCCGATATCGTGGACCTTGGCTATATGGAGGACAGCAACCACAGACGAATCCATACCAGCGAAATTTCACCAAAAGACTGCTTTTACGGCTTTGGAGAAAAGAGCGGGGAATGGAACAAGGCCCAGAAGTTCCTTTCCATGAGTCCAAAGGATGCCATGGGGTATAACCCGAAGGAAACAGACTCTTTATATAAGCATATCCCATTTTACATTAAACTGAATAAGGATACCAAAAAGGCAGTGGGCTATTTCTATCACAACACCTACGAATGCGATTTTGATATGGGCCGGGAAAAGAGCAATTACTGGAAGCCTCACAGCCGCTACCGTGCCGACGGCGGTGACATCGACTTATTCCTCATTGCAGGGCCAAAGGTAAGGAGTGTGGTGGAACGGTACACGGATTTGACGGGAAAGTCAGCCCTTCTTCCCCGCTACGCCCTTGGCTATCTTGGTTCCTCCATGTATTACCCGGAGCTTCCCAAGGACTGTGACGACGCAATCCTGGAATTTATTGATACCACAAGGGAAGAAGACATTCCGGCAGACGGCTTTCAGCTCTCCTCCGGCTACACCTCCATTGAGACAAAGGATGGCATCAAGCGCTGCGTCTTTACCTGGAATAAGGACCGTTTTAAAGATCCAAAGAACTTCTTTAGGGAAATGAAAAAACGGGGCATTACCGTATCTCCTAACGTAAAGCCAGGCATCCTGTTATCCCATCCAGATTTAGAAACCATGAAGGCAGAGGATATCTTTGTAAAAGACAGTGAAAAGGACGAGCCGGGAGTGGGGACCTGGTGGGGCGGCAAGGGCGTGTTTGCCGATTTCACGAAGGAAAAGACAAGAACCGTCTGGAAGAAGCTGTTAAAAGAAAATGTTCTGGAGATGGGCACTAATTCCATCTGGAATGATAACTGCGAATACGACAGTATGGTGGACAAGGACAGCCGCTGCGACTTTGAAGGAAAGGGCGGCACCATCGGACAGTTAAAATCTGTGATGTCCAACTTAATGTGCCACATCACCGACGAGGCCATTCATGAGACCTTTGACAATACAAGACCATTTATCGTATGCCGTTCCGGTCACAGTGGAATCCAGCGCTATGCCCAGACCTGGGCAGGAGATAATTTGACCTGCTGGGATTCGTTAAAATATAACATTGCAACCATTTTAGGAATGAGCTTAAGCGGAGTTGCCAATCAAGGCTGTGATATCGGCGGCTTTTACGGCACATCACCAGAAGCTGAATTAATGGTCCGCTGGGTGCAAAACGGAATCTTCCAGCCTCGTTTCTCTGTTCATTCCGTGAATACAGACAACACGGTAACAGAGCCCTGGATGTACGGAGACTATACCAAATATATCCGTAACGCCATGAAATTCCGCTACCGCATGATTCCATATTTCTATTCACTCATGGAGCGGGCCCATGAAACTGGTCTTCCTATTATGGAACCCATGTGCAGTGCGTTTCAAAACGACCCGAAATGCTACGAGGAAGGCATTGATTTTATGACCGGCGATTCTCTTCTGGTTGCCAACGTCGTAGAAAAAGGAGCCCAGTTCCGGGAAGTATATCTGCCTGAGGGAGAAGTCTTCTATGATTTTTACACAAGAGAACGGTATGAAGGCGGACAGACCATTAAGATTCCTGTTACCATCGAGAGCATTCCTCTCTTTGTCCGGGGCGGAGCCATTATTCCCATGGCCTTAAACCAGATAAATAACGTAACTACAGAAACCATTACCGGCCTTCATCTCCTGATTGCAGCAGATAAGGACAATTGCTTCACTTTATATGAGGATGACGGCTGTTCCATGGATTATGAAAAGGGAGCATATTTAAAAACTCATATTGATATGAAGGCTGGAGAGCAGACAGTTCTTAAATTTAAGCAGGAAGGAAATTTTGAGACCACAGTGGAGACCCTGCATCTGGATGTGATTCAGAGAGAAAAAGCACCTTTCTTTGTAACCCTTGACGGAGAACTTATGCCCCATTTCCTTCACAGGAAAAAATTTGAGCAGGCAGAATCCGGTTGGTATTACAGCCAGACATTAAAATCGGTTCAGATAAAATATCCAAATCCGAAAAAAGATTCCAAACTGTTAATCTCCTTTGAACAGTTTGATATGATCGGAATGTAA
- the opp1B gene encoding nickel/cobalt ABC transporter permease produces the protein MKSYIIKRTLSAIPLLLLISFLCFVFINLIPSDPAEVALRVRQTPVITPEAIEQVREEMGLNDPYLVRYVNWLLDCLRLDFGVSYTNPSRTVLGEIVRCLPATFVLSMASLVFVIVLSLPIGFLCAVYKDSLFDRVVRGIVFMTTAMPAYWIGLLLIWLVSIKWDLLPTSGSGTIKHLILPSFTVSLTYISTYIRLIRNNMLENMKEDYVLYANARGLRQRNILIRHILKNSLHTCIVAIGMSVPQLMAGTIVVENVFAWPGLGKLCITSIFNRDYPVIQTYVLLIGTLFVVFNLLFDIIQSIADPRLRREVS, from the coding sequence ATGAAATCATATATCATAAAGCGAACACTGTCTGCCATTCCGCTCTTGCTCCTTATTTCTTTTTTGTGCTTCGTATTTATAAACTTAATTCCGTCTGATCCCGCGGAGGTGGCCCTAAGAGTCCGCCAGACACCTGTAATCACACCAGAGGCCATAGAACAGGTGAGAGAGGAAATGGGACTGAATGACCCCTATCTGGTACGATATGTTAACTGGCTGCTGGACTGTTTGAGGCTTGATTTTGGAGTAAGTTATACGAATCCCTCCCGAACTGTGCTGGGAGAGATCGTCCGTTGTCTCCCGGCCACTTTTGTACTTTCCATGGCGTCTCTTGTCTTTGTAATCGTATTAAGCCTTCCCATCGGATTTTTGTGTGCTGTTTACAAGGACAGCCTTTTTGACCGGGTGGTAAGGGGAATCGTCTTTATGACCACTGCCATGCCTGCTTACTGGATCGGCCTTTTGCTCATCTGGTTGGTCAGTATTAAATGGGATCTGCTGCCCACCAGTGGAAGCGGCACCATAAAGCACCTTATTCTGCCGTCTTTTACCGTGTCTCTCACCTATATCTCAACCTATATCCGCCTCATCCGAAACAATATGCTGGAGAACATGAAAGAGGATTACGTTCTGTACGCAAATGCCAGAGGACTTAGGCAGCGGAACATCCTCATAAGGCATATTTTGAAGAATTCTCTTCACACCTGTATCGTAGCCATTGGCATGAGCGTTCCCCAGCTTATGGCTGGTACCATTGTAGTGGAAAATGTCTTTGCGTGGCCAGGACTTGGAAAGCTCTGCATTACATCTATTTTCAACCGGGATTATCCGGTTATTCAAACCTATGTGCTCTTAATTGGAACCTTATTTGTGGTATTTAATCTGTTGTTTGATATCATACAGTCCATTGCGGACCCAAGACTTCGAAGGGAGGTATCTTAA
- a CDS encoding LysR family transcriptional regulator, translated as MEIKQLEYFVATADHGSLNKAAEYLYTSQPNVSKVIANLEKELGVLLFERNSRGIKITEQGNLLYTYALSILKNSNMIQVLVKKQAETYFCVSGYQSSILTRLVADLYVAHKDKGIKFGYREGTVEEITDHVSEHLSEIGIVYLAHSQLPCFHHIMWHKKLEYHPLGDRGIRIYMGNQHPWYHRDSIEFDELKELKFMEGTEDFFAMEHHIDRISIGAMQMENRNNAVYTNSDYMIHNMLKHTDVCCMGIDFVSKDYEAQGIKALKVNDCERFLTIGYVKQKKKELSMEAKYYIEELKKKLSEYNDLL; from the coding sequence TTGGAAATTAAACAATTGGAATATTTTGTGGCAACGGCAGACCACGGCAGCTTAAACAAGGCGGCAGAGTACTTATACACTTCCCAGCCCAATGTAAGCAAGGTCATTGCAAATCTGGAAAAGGAACTGGGAGTCCTTTTATTTGAACGAAACAGCAGAGGAATCAAAATCACGGAGCAGGGGAATTTATTGTATACTTACGCACTTTCCATTTTGAAGAACTCCAATATGATTCAGGTCCTGGTAAAAAAGCAGGCGGAGACTTATTTCTGCGTATCTGGTTATCAAAGCAGCATCCTGACCAGATTGGTGGCAGATTTATATGTGGCTCATAAGGATAAAGGTATTAAGTTTGGATACAGAGAAGGGACCGTTGAGGAGATTACTGATCATGTGTCAGAGCACCTATCTGAGATAGGCATTGTCTATCTGGCTCATTCCCAGCTTCCCTGCTTTCATCATATTATGTGGCACAAGAAACTGGAATACCACCCCTTGGGGGACCGTGGAATACGGATCTACATGGGGAATCAACACCCCTGGTATCACAGGGATTCTATTGAATTTGATGAACTGAAGGAACTGAAATTTATGGAAGGTACCGAGGATTTCTTTGCCATGGAGCATCACATCGACCGGATCAGTATAGGGGCCATGCAGATGGAGAATCGTAACAATGCTGTTTATACCAACAGCGATTATATGATTCACAACATGTTAAAGCATACCGATGTCTGCTGCATGGGCATTGATTTTGTTTCCAAGGATTATGAAGCCCAGGGTATCAAGGCACTTAAGGTCAATGACTGTGAACGGTTTCTGACCATTGGCTATGTAAAACAAAAGAAAAAAGAGCTGTCAATGGAAGCCAAGTATTACATAGAGGAGCTTAAGAAAAAGCTGTCTGAGTATAACGATTTGTTATAA